A genomic window from Caldicellulosiruptor kronotskyensis 2002 includes:
- a CDS encoding spore maturation protein, whose product MKNISDYLIACFLLLIILFAASKRIDVFKSFVEGVKDGLRISIKIFPNVFALIVAVELFTKTGVLDILQKLLSPVLSFFGIYKEALGLIIIKPFSGSSSFAVLKDIFEKYGVDSDIGIYSSIICASTETLFYVITTYLAATNVKKTRYLIPVAIAVDFLVLIIAAMIVRKSI is encoded by the coding sequence ATGAAGAATATCTCAGATTATCTGATAGCCTGTTTTTTACTTCTGATAATCCTGTTTGCAGCCTCAAAAAGGATAGATGTCTTCAAAAGCTTTGTAGAAGGTGTGAAAGATGGACTTAGGATTTCAATAAAGATATTCCCAAACGTTTTTGCACTGATTGTGGCTGTTGAGCTTTTCACAAAGACAGGGGTTCTGGATATCCTGCAAAAGCTCTTGTCTCCCGTATTGAGCTTTTTTGGAATATACAAAGAAGCGCTTGGTCTTATTATCATAAAACCGTTTTCTGGCAGTAGCAGTTTCGCAGTGCTAAAAGACATCTTCGAAAAGTACGGTGTTGACTCTGACATAGGCATATATTCTTCTATAATATGCGCATCAACTGAGACTCTCTTTTACGTCATCACCACATACCTTGCAGCAACCAATGTAAAAAAGACAAGGTATCTGATACCGGTAGCGATAGCTGTAGATTTTCTGGTTTTAATCATCGCAGCCATGATAGTAAGAAAGAGTATATAA
- a CDS encoding cobalamin B12-binding domain-containing protein produces the protein MEILNEISQLVQKGNAKLAPEKVKEALSSGISAETILNDALVQAMSVVGEKFKNNEIYVPEVLIAARAMKAALEVLKPILTETGVKPIGKVVIGTVKGDLHDIGKNLVAMMMTGAGLEVIDLGVDVAPEKFCEAVKNHSPQIVAMSALLTTTMPNMKTTIEKLQEQGLRDKVKVIVGGAPVTESFAKSIGADGYAPDAASAAELAKKFVKGVA, from the coding sequence ATGGAAATTTTGAACGAAATATCACAGCTCGTTCAAAAAGGAAACGCAAAACTTGCACCTGAAAAGGTAAAAGAAGCTTTATCTTCCGGAATCTCTGCTGAGACAATCTTAAACGATGCACTTGTCCAGGCAATGTCGGTTGTGGGTGAGAAGTTCAAAAACAATGAGATTTACGTGCCAGAGGTGTTGATTGCAGCACGTGCAATGAAAGCTGCGCTGGAAGTACTAAAACCAATCCTGACAGAGACAGGTGTAAAGCCAATCGGTAAGGTTGTGATTGGCACTGTAAAAGGCGATTTGCACGATATTGGCAAAAACTTAGTTGCTATGATGATGACAGGTGCAGGGCTTGAGGTAATCGACCTTGGGGTGGATGTTGCACCTGAAAAGTTCTGTGAGGCTGTAAAAAACCATAGCCCACAGATTGTTGCAATGTCGGCACTGCTTACAACAACTATGCCAAACATGAAAACAACAATTGAAAAGCTACAAGAGCAAGGTTTGCGCGACAAAGTAAAGGTGATTGTTGGTGGTGCACCTGTGACAGAGAGCTTTGCAAAAAGCATTGGTGCTGACGGGTATGCACCTGATGCGGCATCTGCTGCAGAGCTTGCAAAAAAGTTTGTCAAGGGTGTTGCATGA
- a CDS encoding alpha-L-rhamnosidase, with protein sequence MLDLEKLKNPDNFYRCAPFWSWNDNLKEEELLRQITEMHQKGYGGFFMHSRVGLVTEYLSEEWLNLVKKCIEHAKKLNMLAWLYDEDKWPSGFAGGAVAFKNPSYRHKFLVLLKEDQVEHDDEVLSSFVHGGVKYIVAKRTMKLGDMWFNGSCYVDLLSKDATMEFINLTHERYKQACQEYFGDAMPGIFTDEPTYLRVHYKDIPTLPWTEKLPERFLQKKGYDIKDHFEELFFNVGNYHKVRFDFFDIALEMFIENFTIPYAKWCEENGIMMTGHYMAEDTMRGQIEWIGAAMPHYEYMQLPGVDKLARHLEQVVTMKQVSSVAEQLGKKGVLCETFGTTGQHVSFLHRKWISDWQAVLGITYINPHLSLYSMRGERKRDYPPNLFYQQPWWEDEKFFADYLARISYIAGLGKRDVDVLVLHPISSAWAEYSKFDDSVDKLDILLDKTVKELIANKIDFHFGDEIILSKYAQVENGKIKVGSYSYKVVVLPPLTNLRKTTLKLLQNFVNTGGKVVALKDFMFSRFELCMIDGSKCDIPLKEKFINATDLNELVSILKEEVSTYIEVIDKKTSQNAKKIILQSRKLNDGSRIIFLANTDLQREAEITIKIPTDKNVFVADLVDFGVFKIPTLRREKGCAVIDATMYPASSLCLLVSDKELSQNTKNLISGVIFDNSFEYKTGSCEFDIALKNYNTLILDRIKYEVDGKVIFEDCYCAQVWHKHFYNLPEGTPFKATYYFKVEKVPSKLFVAIECAENLDMILVNNQPVKFERKTESFSPEQNFLDVNVGKIDITSFVKEGKNEIVLSGRKSNNITAPGCHERVKNSKNHRPTEVEAIYLVGSFSLICVDETKFILTEPKKPCHFDITKDGYPFYVGSLSLKSSFEITKESSKRFYIKLNNVNASIAKVFVNGKKACTLFSQPFLADITDHVNDGKNELEIVLTNTLFNLIEANHKADVFEELYRRPQSFIDFENFTSRYMLLPFGLGSYSILTSDV encoded by the coding sequence ATGCTTGATTTAGAAAAACTCAAAAACCCAGATAATTTTTACAGGTGCGCACCTTTCTGGAGCTGGAATGACAATTTAAAAGAGGAAGAGCTTTTGCGTCAGATAACCGAAATGCACCAAAAAGGTTATGGCGGTTTTTTCATGCACTCAAGGGTTGGGCTTGTGACAGAGTATCTGTCTGAAGAGTGGCTAAATCTTGTCAAAAAATGTATAGAGCATGCAAAAAAGCTAAACATGCTTGCATGGCTTTATGATGAAGACAAGTGGCCGTCTGGTTTTGCTGGGGGTGCTGTGGCTTTTAAAAATCCTTCATACAGGCACAAGTTTTTAGTTCTTTTGAAAGAGGACCAGGTTGAACACGACGATGAGGTGCTCTCAAGCTTTGTCCATGGTGGCGTAAAGTACATTGTTGCAAAGCGCACAATGAAGCTTGGTGACATGTGGTTCAATGGAAGCTGCTATGTCGACCTTCTTTCAAAAGATGCAACTATGGAATTTATAAACCTCACACATGAAAGATACAAACAAGCTTGCCAAGAGTATTTTGGTGATGCAATGCCGGGAATATTCACCGATGAGCCAACATATTTAAGAGTCCATTACAAAGATATCCCTACCTTACCATGGACAGAAAAACTTCCAGAAAGGTTTTTGCAGAAAAAAGGGTATGATATAAAAGATCATTTTGAGGAGCTCTTCTTCAATGTGGGTAATTACCACAAGGTCAGGTTTGACTTTTTTGATATTGCCCTTGAAATGTTCATAGAAAACTTTACCATTCCTTATGCAAAGTGGTGTGAAGAAAATGGCATTATGATGACAGGACACTACATGGCAGAAGATACAATGCGTGGCCAGATTGAATGGATAGGCGCTGCAATGCCCCACTATGAGTACATGCAGCTTCCTGGAGTTGACAAGCTTGCAAGACATTTAGAGCAGGTAGTTACAATGAAACAGGTGTCATCGGTTGCAGAGCAGCTTGGCAAAAAAGGAGTGCTGTGTGAAACCTTTGGAACAACAGGTCAGCATGTGAGTTTTCTTCACAGAAAATGGATATCAGACTGGCAGGCAGTGCTCGGCATAACATATATAAATCCGCATCTTAGCCTGTATTCCATGAGAGGCGAGAGAAAAAGAGACTATCCACCAAACCTTTTTTACCAGCAGCCATGGTGGGAAGATGAAAAGTTCTTTGCAGACTATCTTGCAAGAATTTCGTACATAGCAGGGCTCGGCAAAAGAGATGTTGATGTGCTTGTTCTACACCCCATATCATCTGCCTGGGCAGAGTATTCTAAGTTTGATGACAGCGTGGACAAGCTGGATATTCTGCTTGACAAAACGGTAAAAGAGCTAATAGCAAACAAGATTGACTTTCACTTTGGCGATGAGATAATCCTATCAAAGTATGCACAGGTTGAAAATGGCAAAATTAAGGTTGGCAGTTATAGCTACAAAGTAGTTGTCCTGCCGCCTCTTACAAATTTGAGGAAGACAACACTTAAGCTTTTGCAAAACTTTGTAAATACCGGTGGCAAGGTAGTTGCACTTAAAGATTTCATGTTTTCAAGATTTGAACTTTGCATGATAGACGGCAGCAAGTGTGACATTCCTTTAAAAGAAAAATTCATAAATGCTACAGATCTGAATGAACTTGTTAGCATCTTAAAAGAAGAGGTCTCAACCTACATTGAAGTAATTGATAAAAAGACAAGTCAAAACGCTAAAAAAATCATACTTCAGAGCAGAAAGCTAAATGATGGAAGCAGAATAATCTTTTTGGCAAACACAGACCTTCAAAGAGAAGCAGAAATCACAATAAAAATTCCTACTGACAAAAATGTTTTTGTCGCAGACCTTGTAGACTTTGGTGTGTTCAAGATTCCAACATTAAGAAGGGAAAAAGGCTGTGCTGTGATTGATGCAACAATGTATCCTGCATCAAGCCTGTGTCTTTTGGTGTCTGACAAGGAGCTTTCGCAGAATACAAAAAATCTAATCTCAGGCGTTATATTTGACAATAGTTTTGAATACAAAACAGGTAGCTGTGAGTTTGACATAGCGCTTAAAAACTACAATACACTAATACTTGACAGAATAAAATATGAAGTTGATGGAAAGGTAATTTTTGAAGATTGTTATTGTGCCCAGGTTTGGCACAAGCATTTTTATAATCTCCCGGAAGGAACACCTTTCAAAGCCACATACTATTTTAAGGTTGAAAAAGTGCCGTCAAAACTTTTTGTGGCAATAGAGTGTGCAGAGAATCTTGACATGATTCTTGTAAACAATCAGCCTGTCAAATTTGAAAGAAAAACCGAAAGCTTTTCGCCTGAGCAGAACTTTTTGGATGTGAATGTTGGCAAGATTGATATCACCTCTTTTGTCAAAGAAGGAAAAAATGAAATAGTACTCAGTGGTAGAAAGTCAAACAACATCACAGCACCTGGCTGCCATGAGAGGGTAAAAAACTCCAAAAACCACAGACCGACTGAGGTTGAAGCCATTTATCTTGTAGGAAGCTTTTCTCTGATTTGCGTTGATGAGACAAAGTTTATCTTAACCGAGCCCAAAAAGCCATGTCATTTTGATATAACAAAAGACGGGTATCCTTTTTATGTTGGGTCGCTAAGTCTAAAAAGCTCTTTTGAGATTACAAAAGAAAGTTCAAAAAGATTTTATATAAAGCTCAATAACGTAAACGCATCAATTGCCAAAGTGTTTGTAAACGGCAAGAAAGCATGTACTCTCTTTTCCCAGCCGTTTTTGGCTGACATAACAGATCATGTAAATGACGGTAAAAATGAGCTTGAGATAGTTTTAACAAACACACTTTTTAACCTCATAGAAGCAAACCACAAAGCAGACGTGTTTGAGGAGCTGTACAGACGTCCGCAGAGCTTTATTGACTTTGAAAACTTCACATCACGCTATATGCTCTTGCCATTTGGCCTTGGAAGTTATAGTATATTAACATCTGATGTTTAA
- a CDS encoding class II aldolase/adducin family protein: protein MQDIRSIKSQICRIGRIMYERGYISGPDGNISVRVDKDKIITTPSGVSKGFLSEDMLVLIDMEGKILEKTNYKPSSEIKMHLKVYQEREDVNACVHAHSPYATTFAVLRKPLDKPILAESVFIFGGYIPVAPFATPSTVEVPESIAPFIKDYDAVLLSNHGVLTYDKDLEMAFYKLEIVEFWAKILFLSSQIGTPQVLSPEEIQKVLDLRKDN from the coding sequence ATGCAGGATATAAGAAGTATCAAATCACAGATATGCAGAATTGGAAGAATCATGTACGAAAGAGGATATATTAGCGGACCTGATGGAAATATCTCTGTGAGAGTAGACAAGGATAAAATTATTACAACACCCTCGGGTGTATCAAAAGGTTTTTTGAGTGAAGATATGCTTGTTCTAATTGATATGGAAGGCAAAATTCTTGAAAAGACAAATTACAAGCCATCGTCTGAGATAAAGATGCACCTTAAAGTCTATCAAGAAAGAGAAGATGTTAATGCATGTGTTCATGCCCACTCACCTTATGCAACAACATTTGCAGTTTTAAGAAAGCCTCTTGACAAACCAATTTTAGCAGAATCAGTCTTCATCTTTGGAGGGTATATTCCTGTTGCGCCGTTTGCAACACCTTCAACAGTTGAAGTACCAGAGTCAATAGCACCTTTTATAAAAGACTACGATGCTGTGCTTCTTTCAAACCATGGCGTTTTGACATACGACAAGGACTTGGAGATGGCATTTTACAAGCTTGAGATTGTTGAGTTCTGGGCAAAGATTTTATTTCTATCAAGCCAGATAGGCACGCCGCAGGTTCTGAGCCCTGAGGAGATTCAAAAGGTTTTGGATTTGAGAAAGGATAATTAA
- a CDS encoding glycoside hydrolase family 13 protein: MQVIHNQVHDIFALSKDKFYVRLWVQKGFARSVSLIFSDRYDLDVQKVKMDFYMNVGSFEVYTAQVQNKTPRFAYKFLIELLDGSFKVFNQFGLVDTEENLYFDAFQFPYANEADIFEKPSFTKGLVVYEIFPDRFKRGKKQVHSKKLFDWDYCSWDVPGSEVFLGGDFAGIKEKIEYFKTLGINAIYLTPIFKSNSSHRYNVDDYFDVDPLLGTKEDFKDLVVSLHKNGIRVILDMVFNHTGIGFFAFQDVIKNGENSKYYSWYNIRSLPVDIQKGNYETFATNVNSMPRINTSNKEVQDFFLKVLKYWLLEFDIDGFRFDVANELDKNFIRRIRRELKAIKKDILLIGEVMHRSENFLMGDMFDGVMNYFSWEVFVRYLMGKYNAEDASRILADYRLKFNPILFSCQLNLIGSHDTERVLTRLNKNKELAMLAAVYNLTYQGIPMIYYGDEIGMEGGHDPDCRRGMIWEEVKHDKEIFNLYRRLIDLKKVSSALNSDNVKEFSIGDVLCFERKSESEVVYILFNPRKALQKVKLWSEFIVDKEIEFFSMDKKIKNQSCYIELDLSPESFEIVIVK, translated from the coding sequence TTGCAGGTTATTCACAATCAAGTTCATGACATTTTTGCTCTGAGCAAAGATAAGTTTTATGTAAGACTTTGGGTGCAAAAAGGATTTGCAAGAAGTGTCAGTTTGATATTCTCAGACAGGTATGATTTGGATGTTCAGAAAGTGAAGATGGATTTTTACATGAACGTTGGAAGTTTTGAAGTGTATACAGCGCAGGTGCAAAACAAAACACCGAGATTTGCGTACAAGTTTTTGATTGAACTTTTGGATGGAAGTTTTAAAGTATTTAACCAGTTTGGACTTGTAGATACCGAAGAAAACCTGTATTTTGATGCTTTCCAGTTTCCATATGCAAATGAAGCAGATATCTTTGAAAAACCTTCTTTTACGAAAGGTTTGGTTGTCTACGAGATTTTCCCAGACAGGTTCAAAAGAGGCAAAAAACAAGTGCACAGCAAGAAGCTATTTGATTGGGATTACTGCAGCTGGGATGTACCAGGCTCTGAAGTTTTTCTTGGTGGTGATTTTGCAGGCATAAAAGAAAAAATAGAGTATTTTAAAACTCTTGGGATAAATGCCATTTATCTTACACCGATTTTTAAATCAAACTCAAGCCATCGCTACAATGTTGACGATTACTTTGACGTTGACCCTCTTTTGGGAACAAAAGAGGATTTCAAAGACTTAGTAGTAAGCCTTCACAAAAACGGTATCAGGGTAATACTTGATATGGTTTTTAACCACACTGGCATTGGATTTTTTGCCTTTCAGGATGTTATAAAAAATGGAGAAAATTCAAAATATTATAGCTGGTACAATATAAGGTCTTTACCTGTGGATATCCAAAAAGGAAACTATGAGACCTTTGCAACAAATGTAAACAGTATGCCGAGGATAAATACTTCAAACAAAGAGGTTCAGGACTTCTTTTTAAAGGTTTTAAAGTACTGGCTTTTAGAGTTTGATATTGACGGTTTTAGATTTGACGTTGCTAATGAGCTGGATAAAAACTTTATAAGAAGGATAAGAAGAGAGCTAAAAGCAATAAAAAAAGACATTCTTTTAATTGGCGAGGTTATGCACAGAAGCGAAAACTTTTTGATGGGAGACATGTTTGATGGTGTGATGAACTACTTTTCGTGGGAGGTTTTTGTAAGGTATTTGATGGGTAAATATAATGCAGAGGATGCATCAAGGATTTTGGCAGACTACAGACTAAAATTTAATCCTATACTTTTTTCATGTCAGCTTAACCTCATTGGTAGCCACGACACAGAAAGGGTTTTAACAAGACTAAATAAAAATAAAGAACTTGCAATGCTTGCCGCAGTGTATAACCTTACCTATCAGGGAATTCCTATGATTTACTATGGTGATGAGATTGGAATGGAAGGCGGACATGACCCCGACTGCAGAAGGGGGATGATATGGGAAGAAGTAAAGCATGATAAAGAGATTTTTAACCTGTACAGAAGATTAATTGACCTCAAAAAAGTATCTTCAGCTCTAAATAGCGACAATGTAAAAGAGTTTTCAATTGGTGATGTGCTTTGCTTTGAAAGAAAAAGTGAAAGTGAAGTTGTGTACATTCTTTTTAATCCACGCAAAGCTTTGCAAAAAGTAAAACTGTGGTCAGAGTTTATTGTTGATAAAGAGATTGAATTTTTCAGCATGGACAAAAAGATTAAAAATCAATCATGCTATATTGAACTTGATCTGAGTCCCGAAAGCTTTGAAATTGTGATTGTTAAATAG
- a CDS encoding carbohydrate ABC transporter permease — protein sequence MKKREPIGYVYLAPALISMAVLSFFPIAMTVYYAFTNFNLNHMEDYKFVGVKNFVDIITGPFREVFAPTFAWTFTFALVTVLINFSVGLLLAVLLNNKFMKETNIYRSILIIPWAIPGTIASLAWQGLLNEEYGAINMLLKTIHLNPLPWMTDPFWAKISIFIVNLWLSYPFMMNASLGALQSIPPELYEVAEIDGAGWFTKLFKITIPMIVPTALPILISSFAYAFNNFNVVYLVTGGGPARLDTQFAGHTDLLVSTTYKLTMQFYRYDLASAMSIIIFFIVGTISLINMKLTRAFEGGER from the coding sequence ATGAAAAAGCGCGAGCCAATAGGTTACGTATATCTTGCGCCGGCTTTGATATCCATGGCAGTGCTATCTTTCTTTCCAATAGCCATGACGGTGTATTATGCATTTACAAATTTTAATCTCAACCACATGGAAGACTACAAATTTGTGGGAGTTAAGAACTTTGTAGATATCATAACAGGACCGTTCAGAGAAGTATTTGCGCCAACATTTGCATGGACATTTACATTTGCACTTGTTACAGTTCTTATTAATTTTTCAGTGGGACTTTTGCTTGCTGTGCTTCTTAACAACAAGTTTATGAAAGAGACAAATATTTACAGGTCAATATTAATAATCCCATGGGCCATCCCAGGAACAATTGCTTCTTTGGCATGGCAGGGACTATTGAATGAAGAGTACGGAGCTATAAACATGCTTTTAAAAACAATTCACCTTAATCCATTGCCTTGGATGACAGACCCGTTTTGGGCAAAGATAAGCATATTTATTGTTAATCTGTGGCTTTCATACCCATTTATGATGAATGCGTCGCTTGGTGCTCTTCAGTCAATTCCGCCAGAGCTCTACGAAGTGGCTGAGATAGATGGAGCTGGCTGGTTTACAAAGCTATTTAAAATTACAATACCTATGATTGTGCCAACAGCGCTTCCAATTTTGATTTCATCGTTTGCATATGCTTTCAACAACTTCAACGTTGTATACCTTGTAACAGGCGGCGGACCTGCAAGGCTTGACACTCAGTTTGCAGGGCACACAGACCTTCTTGTCTCAACAACATACAAGCTTACAATGCAGTTTTACAGATATGACCTTGCATCTGCAATGTCAATCATAATCTTCTTCATTGTGGGAACAATTTCGCTTATCAATATGAAGCTTACAAGAGCATTTGAGGGTGGTGAAAGATAA
- a CDS encoding sugar ABC transporter permease — MIGREYMTKQDAIVLWISRVIIWVAIILSLLPTWFIIVASLSKGGAFFQSSFFPKEITFENYIELFRRKSSPSQTLPDFVMWVKNSLIVCFGVAFLQIFMTAPAAYAFSRINFVGRKNGLKTLLILQMFPTFMAMPAIYGLLAKFNLLDNLFALILVLAGGSAFNIWLLKGNMDQIPYEIDEAAIIDGAGHFLIFRKIILPLTAPMLAVMFIWSFNGVFNEFLLSSLVLQSPENATVPIGLRNFINNQFSANWPMFSAASILASLPIVIIYMALQKQIQSGLAAGAIKG; from the coding sequence ATGATTGGAAGAGAGTATATGACAAAACAGGATGCTATTGTTCTGTGGATATCAAGAGTGATTATTTGGGTTGCGATAATACTTTCACTACTTCCTACATGGTTTATCATAGTTGCGTCGCTATCAAAAGGTGGGGCGTTCTTCCAGTCGTCGTTTTTCCCAAAAGAGATTACGTTTGAGAACTATATTGAGCTTTTCAGGAGAAAGAGCAGTCCTTCTCAGACACTGCCTGACTTTGTGATGTGGGTAAAAAACAGCTTGATTGTATGTTTTGGAGTTGCATTCCTGCAGATTTTCATGACAGCTCCCGCAGCATATGCATTTTCAAGGATAAACTTTGTTGGAAGGAAAAATGGGCTCAAAACACTTTTAATTTTGCAAATGTTCCCAACATTCATGGCAATGCCTGCGATATATGGGCTTTTAGCAAAGTTCAATCTTCTTGACAATCTTTTTGCACTCATTCTGGTACTGGCAGGCGGTTCTGCGTTTAACATCTGGCTTTTGAAAGGAAACATGGACCAGATACCATACGAGATTGATGAGGCGGCAATAATTGACGGTGCTGGGCATTTTCTGATTTTCAGAAAGATTATCCTGCCACTTACTGCACCAATGCTTGCTGTGATGTTTATCTGGAGTTTTAACGGTGTGTTCAACGAGTTTTTGCTTTCAAGCTTAGTTTTACAGTCACCTGAAAATGCAACAGTCCCAATTGGACTTAGAAACTTTATAAACAACCAGTTTTCAGCTAACTGGCCTATGTTTTCAGCAGCATCAATACTAGCATCACTGCCAATTGTGATTATATACATGGCACTACAAAAACAGATTCAAAGCGGTCTTGCAGCAGGTGCTATCAAGGGTTAA
- the glgP gene encoding alpha-glucan family phosphorylase: MKKLPTVAYFSMEFGLDSNFKIYAGGLGILAGDYLKAAKDLGYPVVGVGILWKQGYNKQIVTEEYGVIDAFPIYRYNFLKDTGVKVKVRIRNRDVYCKVWKVDNFGNSDLYLLDTDLPENSDRWITGQLYGWFGEERVAQEMVLGIGGVRALKELGIKVDVYHFNEGHAVFAGLELVRYYMEEKGLSFEQALSKAREKIVFTTHTPVEAGNETHPLKLLMYMGANLNLTEEQLVYIGGAPFNMTVAALRLARISNAVSDLHRVTANAMWAQVDRRSRIIGITNGVHVGTWADRRILESRHNPEKLWQTHTQIKRELLDFVEKRTGVKLREDILTIGFARRAAPYKRSDLIFRDKEAADKMFKNDLQIIFAGKSHPLDDTGKEIVNNIIAMSKKYPGKVVFLEDYDMEIGKMLTRGCDIWLNNPRRPLEACGTSGMKAAMNGVLNVSTLDGWWPEACQHGINGWQIGDGFESKDEKEQDSHDLKSLVNVMQNEVIPTYYKNKDKWVKMMQNSIESTLDKFSAERMVKEYYEKMYIPKSHED, from the coding sequence ATGAAAAAACTTCCTACAGTCGCGTATTTTAGCATGGAGTTTGGTCTTGATTCTAACTTCAAAATCTACGCAGGTGGGCTTGGAATACTTGCAGGTGACTATTTAAAAGCTGCAAAGGATTTAGGATACCCTGTTGTAGGTGTTGGAATTCTGTGGAAGCAAGGGTATAATAAGCAGATTGTGACAGAAGAATATGGTGTGATTGATGCTTTTCCAATCTACAGGTACAACTTTTTAAAAGACACAGGTGTTAAGGTTAAGGTAAGAATTAGAAACAGAGATGTGTACTGCAAGGTGTGGAAGGTTGACAATTTTGGAAATAGCGACCTTTACCTTCTTGACACTGACCTTCCTGAAAATAGTGACAGGTGGATTACAGGACAGCTTTATGGCTGGTTCGGTGAAGAAAGAGTTGCTCAAGAGATGGTTTTGGGTATTGGCGGTGTGAGGGCTTTAAAAGAGCTTGGTATCAAGGTTGATGTGTATCATTTCAATGAAGGACATGCTGTGTTTGCTGGACTTGAGCTTGTAAGGTATTACATGGAAGAAAAAGGTCTTTCATTTGAACAGGCACTATCTAAAGCAAGAGAAAAGATTGTGTTTACAACACATACACCTGTTGAAGCAGGAAATGAAACACATCCTTTAAAACTTCTTATGTATATGGGTGCAAACTTGAATCTTACAGAAGAGCAGCTTGTTTATATTGGCGGTGCGCCTTTTAACATGACAGTTGCAGCGCTAAGACTTGCTCGCATTTCAAATGCTGTGTCTGACCTGCACAGAGTTACTGCAAATGCTATGTGGGCTCAGGTTGATAGAAGAAGCAGAATAATTGGTATTACAAACGGTGTTCATGTTGGAACATGGGCAGACAGAAGAATATTAGAATCAAGACATAATCCTGAAAAGCTTTGGCAGACACATACTCAAATAAAACGTGAGCTTTTGGATTTTGTTGAAAAAAGAACGGGCGTTAAATTAAGAGAAGATATTTTGACAATTGGATTTGCAAGAAGGGCAGCTCCATATAAGCGAAGCGACCTCATTTTTAGGGACAAAGAAGCGGCTGACAAGATGTTCAAAAACGATCTTCAAATAATCTTTGCAGGCAAAAGCCACCCGCTTGATGATACCGGCAAAGAGATTGTTAACAATATCATTGCAATGTCCAAAAAGTATCCTGGCAAGGTTGTGTTTTTGGAAGACTATGACATGGAAATTGGCAAGATGCTAACCCGCGGATGCGATATCTGGCTGAACAACCCGCGAAGACCTTTAGAAGCGTGCGGAACCTCAGGGATGAAAGCTGCAATGAATGGTGTTTTGAACGTCTCCACCTTAGATGGATGGTGGCCTGAGGCGTGCCAACATGGAATAAATGGGTGGCAGATTGGCGATGGTTTTGAGTCAAAAGACGAAAAAGAACAAGATAGCCACGACCTTAAGAGTTTAGTTAATGTCATGCAAAACGAGGTAATACCAACATACTATAAAAACAAAGACAAATGGGTAAAAATGATGCAAAATAGCATTGAATCTACACTTGACAAATTCTCAGCAGAGAGGATGGTAAAAGAATACTACGAGAAGATGTACATTCCAAAATCCCACGAGGATTGA